In a genomic window of Helianthus annuus cultivar XRQ/B chromosome 10, HanXRQr2.0-SUNRISE, whole genome shotgun sequence:
- the LOC110882439 gene encoding uncharacterized protein LOC110882439, whose translation MAENSSSHRQPGPRPNVGNNLPVEGMVEEASDDNEVQSNGANNPVTPGILPTNPAQSILSPGETPISWYVRSQGALNAVYTQLCAQTAPVTQSRRPGSRAHASQREESTYDGTNSYQRQHHESQPRQRLHPNSNKSRPRAVYNPEAEHNYDLVYRPAEAAENSKFILEIALAPLERAKLPSNVGKFNGLTDPDDHLRVFTSAGLVGGWTLPLWCHLFVQTLTGPARIWFDNLPTGQIESWKYLRQKFLTHFSQERRSMRDTSDVMNIWRRDDENLEDFITRYNKEVLEIGGVHEQLIRAQFKYAVRCDDMVKVLSGTEGLPKSWEKIMAAAKVYAQTEKNLTTNRPPPPHNRPTDLSTTGERRFKKSWRESSGSRSSEDARATINKLSAQRDNKHENRERQWTPLTKTPAEVLSTEDYQFKPPIPMKSKRGQDLAQYCEYHKDTGHTTNNCISLCTEIEKALKNGEFTHLLQNMRKEIKQITRGEETSNKRAKT comes from the exons atggcagaaaattcatcttCTCACCGACAGCCTGGTCCTCGACCAAATGTCGGAAACAATTTACCAGTCGAAGGGATGGTTGAAGAGGCCTCAGACGATAATGAGGTCCAATCTAATGGAGCAAATAACCCTGTTACTCCAGGGATACTTCCCACAAATCCCGCCCAATCAATTCTATCACCGGGGGAAACTCCGATATCATGGTATGTCCGGTCACAAGGAGCATTAAATGCAGTATATACACAATTGTGTGCTCAAACCGCTCCCGTAACACAATCGCGAAGGCCGGGATCTAGAGCTCATGCTTCCCAACGAGAAGAATCAACGTATGATGGAACAAACAGCTATCAGAGACAACACCATGAGTCACAGCCTCGTCAAAG GCTGCACCCAAACTCTAACAAATCCAGGCCTCGAGCGGTTTACAACCCTGAGGCAGAGCATAATTACGACTTAGTTTACCGCCCTGCAGAAGCAGCGGAGAACTCGAAGTTTATATTGGAAATAGCTCTGGCTCCGTTAGAAAGGGCAAAATTACCATCTAACGTCGGCAAATTCAATGGGTTAACTGATCCTGACGATCATCTGAGAGTCTTCACCAGCGCAGGTTTGGTCGGCGGATGGACTCTTCCGCTttggtgtcatttgtttgttcaaaCATTAACGGGGCCAGCGCGAATCTGGTTTGATAATCTACCAACGGGGCAAATCGAGTCATGGAAATACCTGCGCCAAAAATTCTTAACACACTTCAGCCAGGAAAGGCGCTCCATGCGGGATACGTCCGATGTCATGAACATATGGCGTCGAGATGATGAGAATCTGGAAGATTTTATAACCAGATATAATAAGGAAGTATTGGAGATCGGTGGTGTCCACGAACAGCTAATCCGTGCTCAGTTTAAGTACGCGGTTAGATGTGACGACATGGTCAAAGTGCTATCCGGAACAGAAGGCCTCCCCAAGAGTTGGGAAAAGATAATGGCGGCGGCCAAGGTTTACGCACAAACGGAGAAAAACCTTACCACAAacagaccaccaccaccacacaacaGGCCCACAGACTTAAGTACAACGGGCGAGCGAAGATTCAAGAAATCATGGCGCGAGTCATCTGGAAGTCGCTCCTCTGAAGACGCTCGCGCAACGATTAACAAACTCTCTGCTCAGAGAGATAACAAGCATGAAAACAGGGAGAGGCAGTGGACCCCACTGACAAAGACCCCGGCGGAAGTCCTGAGTACCGAGGATTATCAGTTTAAACCGCCAATCCCGATGAAGAGTAAACGTGGTCAGGACCTGGCGCAGTACTGCGAATATCATAAGGATACTGGACACACCACAAACAATTGCATTTCCTTGTGCACCGAGATAGAGAAAGCCCTCAAAAATGGGGAGTTTACGCATCTACTCCAGAATATGCGCAAGGAGATAAAGCAAATCACCCGGGGAGAAGAAACCTCCAACAAACGGGCCAAGACTTAA
- the LOC110884715 gene encoding uncharacterized protein LOC110884715 yields the protein MEALISQFTYLSDQSLNDKNFDPQTIEDLMRLFELESYKAWAAMELELDNEVADAENSMKEAEDELESAMESAMREFREFEEEMERESNKELQGLLSIGESARRLGKTMEKAANIASNRYIEAALNSATASMRSAMKTVAGKGKKVHPS from the exons ATGGAAGCTTTAATCTCTCAGTTCACTTATCTCTCCGATCAATCCCTCAACGACAAAAACTTCGACCCACAAACAATCGAAGATCTAATGCGACTATTCGAGCTTGAATCATACAAAGCATGGGCTGCAATGGAGCTGGAGTTAGATAACGAAGTGGCAGATGCTGAAAATTCGATGAAAGAAGCCGAAGATGAACTCGAATCCGCCATGGAAAGCGCCATGAGGGAATTCAGAGAGTTTGAAGAGGAGATGGAGCGTGAGTCGAATAAGGAGCTGCAAGGATTGTTGTCCATCGGCGAAAGCGCCAGGCGGTTGGGGAAGACGATGGAGAAAGCCGCCAATATCGCTTCCAACAG GTATATTGAGGCAGCGTTGAATTCAGCAACAGCGTCGATGAGATCAGCGATGAAGACGGTTGCTGGCAAGGGGAAGAAAGTTCATCCATCGTGA